The DNA sequence TCTGTGCTGAGGGGCTGGCCGGTAAGCACAGGACCTCAGTTAGGCAAAACATATCTTTATTCGACTTTTGACCAGTGCAGAGTTTGACTGTCTGCAAGGGCACAGCTGCAGCCCGGCagccctcttttctccccttctcctgtcaTGTGTGGCTCATCtgtggagggagagagggatgcTATTCattggagctgggagggtgcaGCACGTAGGTGTGTAGGAGAAGGAGCGGCTGTGCACAGTGCCTGTGTAGACAGTACAAGGACAGCgtgggtgggcagagggggaTGAGGGTGTGCAGCTGTCAGAGAGCAAACACGTTTCTTCAAAACTTTTACCAGCATGTCATACTGCCCAGGCTCCACTTGCCCAGCTCAGAGCCTTTCCTGCTGTTGTGTTAAGGTGCCTGCAAAGCTAGGGAAGCTTTAAACCTGCAGAGACTTCCCCTCACGTTTCTCCTTGCCCCTAGTGCCCTTAGTTCCCCTAGTGCCCCTAGTGTCCCCTCACcctgcctccctcacccacGCCGTGGGAAGGAAGGGTACTCCACAGGCTGTAGCAGCAGAACGCCCCTTCCcactcctctgctctccccGTGGGACTTGTCAGAACCTCAGAGCCCCAAGAGCAcacttctcttctccagggccCGGGTCGTCCTCGGAGGGAGACAGAGGGACTTGAAGGAGGTGCGGGTGGTGCTGAAGGGACAGCTCCGGCGGGGGGTGGGCAGGGCCCGACCGGGGGCAGGGACATGGGGAGGGTCGGGAAGGGAGAGGACCAGACAAGAATAGGACTAGGGAGGGAGAtaaagagaaggagggagaagagcagaCTGGAGCTGAAAAGCACAGGGACAAGTACAGAGACAGGGAGAGACGGGGGGCATTAGACGCAGAGAGACAGACACGGGGCAGGGACAGAGAGaagagggacaggacaaggccGAACCgagcaggacagaaaaaaagcatgaggggagagggaaagggagagggagggagagagggagaaggagagcaGGGCAGACACCGGGCTGTGCTCCGGCTCGGCTGCCATGGGGATCTCGGCACAGCCAGTTGTAGCAGCGGCTCCGCCGGCGCCAGACACGCCGGTACCGGGCGGCACCCGCCGcgcctggggacaaggggactGCAAGGTggcagcgcggcggggccgcggcggggaCCCCTCCGGGCCGCCGGGGCTTTGCAGACACCGCGGCGCTGGGGAGCCCTTTGGGGCTGCCGGCATGGGGGTGCTCGGGGTGCCGGGGCACCTACACGGCCACCCCGCCAGCTGCCCGCCGCGAGTGGTCCTCCGGGCTTTCCTTGAGCCCTGACGATGCCGGCTGAATCCCGGGGCCGGGGGTGCCGGGCCGGGGGTGCCCGCCCGCCCGGCAGGGATGAGCCGTGCCCACTCGGAGCCGCAGCTGCAGCAGCGGGGACGCCCCGGCCCGGTAGCCGAGCGCTGCAGGTTGCCTCTGGACACGCTCGACCAGCTGTTTTGTACATTTTCTAATTTCGTGCAGAACAGGGCAGCGGTCATAGAGGTAATCTGTAGATCCGTGGCTTTAAGGGATAAATTAGAGCACTGGATTTGATCCGTATTGCAGTGGATTAGAGCAACCtatcccccctccccttctcctcctcccacccctcctttcCAATTCACTCCCCCCTCCTTCAGCAccaccttttttcctttcatgcaATACCAAAACTGATCCTGCCTGGCAGAGGGACTCTGCTAGGCGAACAGAGCGGTGCCCACGTCGCCTGCACACCGCGGGAGCCGCCTCTCCCCTTCCAGCCGCCGCAGCCCCTCCGGGGCATCGCTGCTGCAAGTTCCCCGGAGGCAGGCGCCAGGGTGTCTCCTCCGGACGCCGGGAAGCGGTCACTGCCCACGGGCTGTCCATttgccccggcccggccggggcCGTGAAACGGCGGCGAGGGAGAGCAGTCCCCGGAGGGCATTTCCCGGAGGCAGCGGGGCCAGGACCTGGCAGGAAATGGAAGGATGAAGTGTGTAGTCGGAGCGCTGATGTTCCTTCTCTTCTTGCTTTCCCCCGCAGGAACGTAATCCGCAATGCTAGTTCTCAGGTTGCTCAATGTTGTGGCTCCAGCCTACTTCTTGTGCATCTCCCTAGTGACCTTCGTCCTCCAGATCTTTCTCTTCATCCCCAGCATGTTCAGAGACCCTTCCACCACCCCacttttctctcctgctctgctgcatggggccctcttcctcttcttctcagCTAATGCCCTGGGCAACTACGTCCTTGTGATCCAGAGCTCCCCCGAGGACTTGGGCAAGGACTTAAACTTGGGCAAAGGAGGCGAAGTGGCGGACTGGCTGGATGGAAGCAGGTCCCCTGGCTCAGCCTTGCCCAGCACTCACTTCTGTAGACTGTGTGCCAGAGTCACCCAGAGGCATGACCACCACTGTTTCTTCACAGGGAACTGCATTGGGAGCAGGAACATGCGAAACTTCATCATGTTCTGTCTCTACACCTCCCTGGCTTGCCTCGACTCCCTGGTGGCAGGCATGGCTTACATTTCTGCTACACTCTCCATGTCCTTTGTGGACCCACTGGCCTTCCTCACTCTTCTGCCTCACTCTATCAGCCAGTTCTTCTCAGGTAAGGACTCCTTGCTCAGAGATAAGGAGTGGGTTCCTCCTCTAGGGCTCCTGGATGGGGGGGGACCTGATCTTCCTTGGATAGCCGTGTTGTGGAGGGGTGGTAGGGAAATGGGCAAGAGGGGCAGTTGGCCTTCTTTGGAGGCTAGAGACAGCCTTTGCAAAGGACTTCGCTTCACATGAAATAGAAGTTGGGACCTACTCCAGGTTACAGCCACAGCCCTATTCCTAATGCATTAGGCTCTGGAAAATGCTCCATAACCAACCTGTTGGTGACAGACTAGGGCTATCTGTTGTGCAGGACATATATTGCAATTAGACAGAGGAAATGGATTTCACTCATTGTTCTGCAGATGTGGGGAATCTTTTGCTGGTCTTACAGGCAAAGATGGGGGGTTTCTATAGGTTTTTGTATCCTACAAATCTGCAGGTTCCCTGTATTCCAGCAGATATACCCTCATTCTCTTTGTCCAGGTCCACTCAGCCCCTCCACTGTCACCCACCTCCCGCCTCCTGGCAGTGCAAACTTACTGAGATCTTTTCATCCTTTCAGCACTGGGACTTGGGATTCAGGCAACAGAAACCGAGAGAAGAGTTAATGTGACAGGATTAGCCACCTCTTTTGTGACCCCAGTCTGAGACACAAGTCCACAGAGAACCAGAGGAAATTCTCTGTGCTCACTCTTTGCAAGAGCTCCACATCAAAACCTTCTCCTTGCTGCCATCCTTCacctttctttctgcttcttcccctttcccctctctcctggCCTTTCCATAAATCTCCACaacccttctctttccctctcctgaTGTTGCTCCCATAACTCATCCTCTGCCCTTCTGGCCTTGCCTCTTCACCTTTCAACACACCCTCAGACTCTCCGGCCTCAACCCTTTCTCTGTCCAAACCCGAGAGCTAGAGAAGGGACTATACAGACAGCTTAGACTGTTACTTTGCCCTGAAAGCAACTACAGAAAATTGACATTTCCCCCCATGCAGTTCATGCCCTGTACACTTAGATCAGCTTTCACTAGGTTAAAATATGTATCCCATATATTTTAGCTTTGCAGATTCAGCTGAGCTCAGTAAGAAGGGAGCCTGTTTTGGCTTGTGCACTGTCACCAGAAGTGTTGATTACAATCTGAGTGTGGAGTCTCCACTACTAAGGATACAGGAGCCAGAGAGGCTCCAGCTTACTTTTCAGATTCCAGGCTGGGTTTGCAGGTTTGccatctgaaaacaaacaaatatctCTCTACTTGGCAAATTAGCAGATTTGTCATGGTAATCACTGAGAGACAATAAACATGACATCCTGCCATGACATTTTTATGGAGTCATTTTTACAACTAGAAGAATTTTTGTAAATAATATAGCATGAGC is a window from the Pseudopipra pipra isolate bDixPip1 unplaced genomic scaffold, bDixPip1.hap1 HAP1_SCAFFOLD_569, whole genome shotgun sequence genome containing:
- the LOC135408726 gene encoding palmitoyltransferase ZDHHC22-like; this translates as MLVLRLLNVVAPAYFLCISLVTFVLQIFLFIPSMFRDPSTTPLFSPALLHGALFLFFSANALGNYVLVIQSSPEDLGKDLNLGKGGEVADWLDGSRSPGSALPSTHFCRLCARVTQRHDHHCFFTGNCIGSRNMRNFIMFCLYTSLACLDSLVAGMAYISATLSMSFVDPLAFLTLLPHSISQFFSGALLSSEMFVILMLYLWLGIGLACAGFCCHQMLLILRGQTRYQVRKGMVVRARPWRENLQEVFGKRWLLGLLIPVLNVDSDYRRQKEK